Genomic segment of Chitinophaga varians:
TTTGTATTTGTCCACTGTTTCCCTGTTTACCTGGTAGGTATGCCAGGTGGACTGCACTTCGGTGTTTACCTGTTGTTGCAGGGCCGACAGTGACTGTTGTGATTGTTGCAATACTATTTTAGACTTTCTGATCTCGCCCTGGTTGCGGCTGAAGAAAGGCAGTTCAATCGTAGCGTACAAACCGAAGTAAGGGACCCTGTTCTGGGGGTTCCAGATAAAGCCCAGTTCAGGAGAGGGTATTGCCAGTGACTTTTGCAGGGAAATATTGCTTTTGGCGGCGGTGATCATGGCCTGTGCCTGTTGCACGTCCGGGCGTTTGGCCAGGGAAAGGGCGAGCAGGCTGTCCAGCTGCTGTGTCATTTCCAGGGACATGACCGGGTCCTGGTCATCGATGGTGACGCTATCGGTTTGACCGGTGAGCAGTTTCAGGTTTTGAAGTTCATTGCGATAGCTCTGCGCTGCATTTTTGTACTGGATCTGGTATTGTTCCAGCAGCAGTTGGGTACGTGCCAGTTCGCTGGAGCTGATGACCTGGTTTTTGAGCCGGATTTCCTGGGTTTTGACGAGGCTGTCGACGTTTTCTTTCGCTTCGAGGATCAGTTCCAGGTTGACCTTATTGTACCAGACATCCAGCCATTTGTTGCCCGTTTCCGTGAGTACGCCCCTTTCCGTGTCTGCATAGGCTTTTTCAGTGACGGACACGTTGCCGGCGGCGTATTGTTGTTTGTATTTCCGCTGGCCTGCCAGCTGGAACTGTTTGGTGAGCTGCCACCAGTACTGGTTGTTCTTTCCGTCCAGGAACTTAGTGTCCGGCGCCCACTGACTGGAGTTGGTCATATGCAGCGTCTGGTTGTTCAGTACCGGGTTGGGCCTGAGGCGTGCCGTGACCACATCGCTTTGGGCGATGGCCGTGTTCAGGCTGGCCGGTTTAAGGAAAGGGTTGTTGTTTCTGGCGGCATGTAAGGCACCTGGTAAGGTAAGGGTAGTCTGGGCCTCCGATATCAGAGGCAGGCCTACCGTACACGAGAAGATAAGTAAAATGGCGTAACGCATTCCTGATTTGTGCTGTTTGCTATAGATAATTACTGTTGTGTTGCGGTTTTTGTTCAAATCACCGGTAATATTACCTTGCCGGTAAGGGGTTCGTTCACATGGCCTGTCGCTAAATCGGGGGGCAAGATAGGGAATATCGAAGGATGTAGCAGACAGGTGAACATTAAAATTAGCTTAAACAATTTAGTGAAAACGGGAACGGATATAGGAAAATGTGCAAATTTTTTGGGTGTAATAGTTAATCCTGTATATTTGTATGGTAACCATATTTGTAAGTAATTATATTGATATTTTATCGTTTCGCTGCATGTTTAAAGCTTTGATTAGTATTTGTTTTTACTTTTTGTAAATATTTATTATTCATAATTTAAAGCGTTACGATGGAAAGAGAGACATATTGTTATCCGGGAAGCCAGGCTGAACACTTTCAGCAAACCGGTGGCAGACCGCCATTTTTACCGGGAAGAAGTGCCATATTGTGCCATCTGAAGGCAGTCCCATGTGACGAAAAGTGAAAAAGCAGCCAAAGGCAACATCCTTATTCCGTTTAAGTATTTTTTAAGCCCCATCTCTCACGCCATGTATAATGGGGAATGGATATGTATTTCTTGTAAACTTTTTTATTAACTATTTAAAAAGATGTTATGATAGAAAGACCACAATACAAATATTTCGGAACGATGGCAGAGCATTTTCAACAGATGGATGAAATGTTTGAGAAGGAAAGGAAACGCATTGCCGCTTTTACGAGAGAAGAAGCAGACCAGTACCTCAAAGATGCAGGCGTTTATCATTTATTGGTTCGCCCCAAAAGAAGAACGCCCTGGCGCACAAAGAGTACGCGTCGAAAGGCGAAGGATGCCGCTAAATTAAAAAGACGAAGGCTCCATGGGTAACTTGGCGGTTTTCCCATAGAACTTCAACAGATGTGTACAATGTTGTTCTCGTTTATTGCAAACTTTTTATTTAACCATTTTAAAATACTTGTTATGATAGAAAGACCTAGATACCGGTACGTAGGAAGCCCGGGTGAGCATTTCGAGCAGGTGATGGAAATGTTTGAAGAGGAGAGGAAACGTATTGCCACTTTTACTAAGGATGAGGCATTGCAGTATTTAAAGGATGCAGGAGTCTACCATTTGTTAGTGGGACCTAAAAGACGAAGTCCATGGCGTAAAAAGAGCGAGAGGCGTAAACAGAAAGATGCTGCACAACTAAAGCGGCTAAGGCAACGTAGATAATTGTTTGAACCCTAAAACCATTGTTTGAAAAATGACCCGAATAATCTCCGATTCGATGTATGCCGCCGTGCCCGGACTAATCATCGGCTTTCATGGTTGCGAACGTTCCTTAAGGGATGATATCATTAGTGAAGGAAGAAAACTTCGTTTCAGCACAGGTAAGTATGAGTGGCTGGGACATGGAATTTATTTCTGGCAGAATAATTATGAGCGCGCAATGGACTTTGTGACTCATCCACCGGATGGAAGAAAAATAGTTCATCCAGCCGTGCTTGGTGCTGTCTTAAGTCTTGAACATTGTCTGGACCTCTTGGATACAAAATATATTAGGCAGTTACGGACAACGTTTGAAATGATGGAACATGCAATAAAGTTGAGAGGAGGTAATTTACCTTGTAACCGGAATAAGCATGGTGCCGACAACCCTATGGACAAAGTGATCCGTGAATTAGATTGCCATGTAATTGAATTTCTTCATGAAAGAATGCGACAGGAGGGCGTAAAACCTTACGACTCCGTCAGAGGCGTTTTCATCGAAGGCACTCCCATCTACGAAGACGCCGGCTTCTACGAC
This window contains:
- a CDS encoding TolC family protein; translation: MRYAILLIFSCTVGLPLISEAQTTLTLPGALHAARNNNPFLKPASLNTAIAQSDVVTARLRPNPVLNNQTLHMTNSSQWAPDTKFLDGKNNQYWWQLTKQFQLAGQRKYKQQYAAGNVSVTEKAYADTERGVLTETGNKWLDVWYNKVNLELILEAKENVDSLVKTQEIRLKNQVISSSELARTQLLLEQYQIQYKNAAQSYRNELQNLKLLTGQTDSVTIDDQDPVMSLEMTQQLDSLLALSLAKRPDVQQAQAMITAAKSNISLQKSLAIPSPELGFIWNPQNRVPYFGLYATIELPFFSRNQGEIRKSKIVLQQSQQSLSALQQQVNTEVQSTWHTYQVNRETVDKYKNILPKAENILQSVRYAYTKGGTTIIDFLDAQRTWFDTQKMYYDALYNYRKSYLQLLQVTGLINQL